In Desulfuromonas acetexigens, the following proteins share a genomic window:
- the pyrE gene encoding orotate phosphoribosyltransferase, whose translation MTQAERDELMAIVRELSYEEREVTLASGRKSNFYFDGKQTTLHAKGGLLVGKAFWKEVKAFAGPIHGVGGLTLGADPIATATSIAAQLEGADVHAFIIRKEPKGHGTGQWLEGRKNLPKGSRVVIVEDVTTTGGSSMKAVERAREEGLEVVGIVTLVDREEGARDNIEGEGMALRAVFTRTQVVGK comes from the coding sequence ATGACACAGGCGGAGAGAGACGAATTGATGGCGATTGTCCGGGAGCTTTCCTATGAAGAGCGGGAAGTGACCCTGGCTTCGGGACGCAAGAGTAATTTTTATTTCGACGGCAAGCAAACGACTCTCCACGCCAAAGGCGGGCTTCTGGTCGGCAAGGCGTTCTGGAAAGAAGTCAAGGCCTTTGCCGGGCCGATCCACGGCGTCGGCGGTCTGACTCTGGGCGCTGATCCCATCGCCACCGCGACTTCCATCGCCGCCCAACTGGAGGGCGCCGATGTGCACGCCTTCATCATCCGCAAGGAGCCGAAAGGTCACGGCACCGGCCAGTGGCTGGAAGGGCGCAAGAATCTGCCCAAAGGCTCGCGGGTGGTGATTGTCGAGGACGTGACGACCACCGGCGGTTCGTCGATGAAGGCGGTGGAGCGGGCTCGGGAAGAAGGGCTGGAGGTGGTCGGTATCGTCACCCTGGTCGATCGCGAGGAAGGCGCCCGCGACAACATCGAAGGGGAGGGGATGGCGCTGCGCGCGGTCTTCACCCGCACCCAGGTGGTCGGTAAGTAA